In the genome of Aequorivita sp. H23M31, the window GAACGAAGACGCTCTTACGAACAGGCACGCGCCTGAGGCCCAGAATATTTTGGTAGCATCATTATATTGTCCCAAATCTTTTTCCACGGTATTGAATATTCGGCCACGACAGAATGGATATCCATATCGATCAATAAATCCACCTGCTGCACCTGCGTATTCAAAATACTCTTTGTTTTTATAATCCAAAATTTTAGGTTGTGCCGCAACAACATTAAAATCGTTTTTAAACTCCTCTATTATAGGTGCTAACCAATTGTTGGTGACTTCCACATCACTATTCAGCAACACAAATATATCTTCCTGAAGATTCCTTAAGGCGTAATTATAACCCTGAGCGTAACCGCCATTCTTTTCATTGTGAATAATTTTAATAGATGGGAAATTTCCTGAAACGTAAGAAACGGAATCATCCGTTGACGCATTATCGGCAACATAGATTGTTGCATGTTCTGAGAATAGCAACACTGAAGGAAGAAATTGTTCCAAGAGTTGTCTTCCGTTCCAATTTAAAATGACTACGGCTACTTTCACGGGGCCAAATTTAATTAAAAGTCTTTCTTGGGGAAGGTATATACCCGGACGGATTCAAAATAAAATTCCTTATTCTTTAATTTCCGATTTGCCTAACCCTACAAATGGTACCGTTTTGCTTAACGGGAAGGAACTCCCTCTAGAAATATATAGCATTTATTTTCAAAGTCCATTTGGCAGAAATAATGCTCAAGTCCATTTGTAACCATCAAATATTGTGCATTGAGGGAAAGATTGTATCTGGCAATTTGATCAAAGGTCATTTGTGTTATAGCCACGTTTGGGGCCTTACATTCAACAATCATAAAAACCGTACCATCATTGTTATACACCACCACATCATACCGTTTTGTGGTATTGTTTAATTTAATCTGTTTCTCAACATTCATAAGATTTCTGGGATAGTTATGTTCCTTTATAAGAAACTGGACCACATGCAACCTCACCCATTCTTCAGGAGTAAGGACAATAAACTTTTTTCGAATTTCATCAAAAGCCATCGTCCTATTTTCGCTATTTTTGAACCGAAAGGAATATTGGGGAAAGTTGAGTTTTTGCATTGAACAAAAGTAGCAAATTTTAAAGGGCTTGCTTTAAATTCCAATTTACTGTAGATAGATGAAACGGAAATCTAAAGTCTCGAGCAAGAACCAAGAACAGCATATCTCCGATTCTTTAGCGTATGATAAAGAAAAAATATTTTCTCGGTCTTATATTTTACATTCTTATCAGGAAACTTACAAAACCATAGACCCATAAACTGATAAACCCATAAACCCATAAACCCTAAACTTCAATGCCCCTCGATAAAGTAAAATCCATCATCGGTGATATTAAAAATGGAAATTTAAAGCCTATTTATTTTTTGATGGGGGAAGAGCCATATTATATTGACGGTATCTCCAAGTACATTGAGGAAAATATTCTTACGGAAGATGAAAGAGGTTTTAACCAAATGGTCCTTTATGGAAGGGATGTTTCTATAGAAGATGTGGTAAGCAATGCCAAGCGCTACCCTATGATGGCTGAAAAGCAGGTTGTTATTGTAAAAGAAGCCCAAGATCTTTCCAGAAATATTGAAAATTTAGTGGATTACGCAAAAAATCCACAACCTTCCACGGTCTTAGTAATGTGTTACAAATACAAGACTTTGGACAAACGGAAATCTTTGGCAAAGCAAATTGCCAAGACAGGCGTTTTATTTGAAAGCAAAAAGCTTTACGACAACCAAGTACCGGACTGGATCAAGAGGGTATTGGCAGGAAAAGGATATACAATTACTCCAAAAGCGGCTCAAATGCTCGTCGAATTTTTGGGTAACGATTTGAGCAAGGTGAGCAATGAACTTGAAAAACTGCAACTTATTCTTAAACCTGGAGGCCAGATTACTCCGCAGTTAATCGAGGAGAACATAGGTATTAGCAAGGATTTTAATAATTTTGAACTTCAGAATGCCATTGGGGAGCGGGATATTAAAAAGGCATTTGCTATCATTCAATATTTTGCGCAAAATCCCAAAAATAATCCCTTAGTGGTAACCGTGGGGATGTTGTATAATTTCTTTGCGAAACTTTTAAAATATCATGCTCTAGAAAATAAAAAGGATGCTACCAAGGCTCTTGGTGTGCATCCATTTTTTATCAAAGATTATCAAACCGCTGCCAGGAACTATTCCATGAAAAATGTTAGTGCTGCGATTGCTGCCATTCGAGAGATTGATATGAAAAGCAAAGGAGTGGGGGCGGCCAATCTTTCCCAGGGAGATTTACTGAAGGAATTACTTATAAAAATTCTCAATTGATTTAGTTGGAAGATTTTTTTTCCCGTCCCTTAGTCTATTATTTTCTATCCATAGAGAATTTACCAGGACCTAATATTGCTATTGATACAAAGGCAATCAAATAGAGCAGAGACAGTTCCTTGGTTCCAAAAGGATCGTTTCCATGAATTACAAATGCCGCTACGCACATTAAAAATATTACGGGAATAGTGGCAAGACGAGTTTTATATCCAATAATCATGAGAAGAGAAAAAACTACCTCTCCCAAAATGGCCAAAACCAGTGAAATAGGTTCTCCCATTCCTATAGGATCTGCAAAACCAAAATCTCCTTCCAACAACTTAAGAAGTTTGGGGATTCCGTGAGTAAGTAACATTCCGCTAAAAGCTACTCGGAGAAAAAGCAGACCAAAATTATGGATGGTGGATTTTTGCATTATGTAGGATTTGAAATATAATGAGGTGAAAATATGAAATTTTAATAAAATTGGAACAACTTGTTTTTAAATGTATTTTTGCCGCTTCAAAGCGAAAATGGGAATGACAAAATTTAAAGCGTGGATTTCGGCAGCTCGTTTGCGCACATTACCGCTCTCTATATCAGGGATTGTTACTGCCGGAGCAGCCGCAAAAGAGGCCGGAATTTTTTCGACTCCCATTTTCAGTCTTGCTTTAGCGACCACACTCGGACTCCAAATTCTTTCAAATTTTGCCAATGACTATGGCGATGGCGTTAAAGGAACAGATAATCACGAACGGGTTGGTCCTATGCGTGCGATGCAAAGTGGCGTACTTTCGGCAATAGACCTTAAAAGAGGAATTATTATAACTTCCATAGTTACCCTGGCCATTGCATGTTTACTCATCTATATTGCCTTTGAGAACCAGAACATTTTTCATTCAACAATATTTTTTATCCTGGGAATTGCCGCCATTGTTGCTGCCATAACCTACACAGTGGGAAAAAGTGCATACGGCTACCGAGCTTTGGGAGATGTTTTTGTTTTTTTGTTCTTCGGTCTTCTGGGTGTTTTGGGGGGTTATTTTTTGTTTGCAAAAGATCTAAACGGATATATTCTACTTCCTGCCATAGTAATTGGACTTTTAAGCACAGCTGTTCTTAACTTAAATAACATGCGCGATCGATTGGCCGATGCAAAAGCCAACAAGATTACTATTGCGGTTCTATTGGGCGGATCGAAAGTTAAAATTTATCATTTTACCTTAATAATTCTTGCCTTTATCTTTTCGATAAGTTACTTTTCCTTGAAGGGAACAACGTGGGCAGAGTTTCTTCCTATTCTTGCATTCATTCCATTATTTGTTCATTTAGGGAAGATGAACAATAATACATCTCCACCACTTTTAGACCCAGAGCTGAAAAAGGTCGCCTTAAGCACCTTTTTGTTTTCGATATTGTTTTTTGTTTCCGCTTGGTTTTAATATATTTAAAATTAAAAATCAGGAAAACATGAAAATCACATTTTACGGACAAAATTGTCTCGGTATTGAAATAAAGGGAAAGCACATTTTGGTTGATCCCTTTATTAGTGGAAATGATCTAGCGAAAGATAAAATTGACATTAATGCAATAAAAGCGGACTATATATTTCTTACACACGCACATAGCGATCATACCCTGGATGCAGAAACTATTGCCAAAAGAACCGGTGCCATAATTGTCAGTAATTTTGAGATAGCCAACCATTATGAAGCCAAGGGGCTCGAGGTGCATTCTATGAATATTGGCGGTAGTTGGAAGTTTGATTTTGGATTGGTTAAATATGTTGTAGCTCTACATACCAGCAGTTTTGCCGATGGAAGCTATGGAGGTAATCCCGGGGGATTTGTAATTCAAGGAGAGCACAAGAATATTTATATTGCTGGGGACACGGCCTTGACAATGGATATGAAATTGATTCCACTTTATACCAAATTGGACTTGGCCATCCTTCCCATAGGAGATAATTATACAATGGGAATAAAGGACGCCATAAAAGCCAGTGATTTTGTGGAGTGTGATAAGGTGCTTGGAGTCCATTATGATACCTTCGGTTTTATTGAAATAGACCATGAAGAAGCTAAGCGAAAGTTTTATGCCGCAGGAAAGGATCTGATGCTTTTGGAAATAGGAGAATCAATTGAACTTTAGAATGACGCGAGAATCTATAAATATTTCTTAGTTGAATTTCTTTGCACCTGTACCCTACAGAGAATATGAGAGCCTGTTTTAAAAAATACATACTTAACTTTAAACGCCCAAGTGGTACTTCTAGGGGCATTCTTAAAACAAAGGAGACTTATTTCTTAATTCTTAAAGAAGGTGATAACCTCGGAATCGGTGAGTGTGGTCTATTGCGTGGTTTAAGTATTGATGATAGACCGGATTACGAAAAAAAACTCCAATGGGTTTGTGATAACATTAGTTTAGGTGAAGAAAAACTTTATGAGAACTTAATGGAATTTCCTTCCATACAATTTGGGGTTGAAACCGCTTTTAGGTCATTTTATTCCACTGATCTCTTCAGTCTGTTTCCGTCAGAATTCACTCAAGGAGAGGCGTCAATTCGTATAAATGGTCTAGTTTGGATGGGGGACGAACGGTTTATGAGGGAGCAGATTTCTGCAAAATTAAAAGAAGGATTCAGCTGTATAAAAATGAAGATCGGGGCCATAGACTTTAAAACAGAGCTGGAACTTTTAAAATCTATTAGAAAAAAATTCTCGGCTTCAGAAGTGGAGCTCCGTGTAGATGCAAACGGTGCATTTTCACCGAAAGATGCATTGGAGAAATTGAAAGTACTTTCCGATTTGAATTTACATTCCATAGAACAACCCATCAAACAAGGTCAATGGCAAGAAATGGCACGTCTTTGCGAAGAAACTCCACTAGCTATTGCCTTAGATGAGGAATTGATTGGAATTTTTGAGAAAAAAGAAAAAGTGGAATTGCTGGATACAATCAAACCACAATATATAATTTTGAAGCCTTCGCTTATCGGTGGTTATAATGGAAGTGATAGCTGGATAGACCTTTCAGAAAAGGAGGAAGCTGGCTGGTGGATTACTTCAGCTCTTGAGAGCAATGTAGGATTAAATGCCATAGCACAATATACCTTTACAAAAAACAATAAATTGCCCCAAGGTTTAGGAACCGGCAGTCTTTATACCAATAATATTGAAAGTCCTTTGGAGGTGAGTCACGGCGCGTTGAGCTACCAAAGAAATAATAGTTGGAACGTGGAGTTATTCAATAGTCAATAAATTATAAAAAACATATGAAGACACTAAATCAAAAAATACAATGATAATATTTAGTATCCAGTACCCCACAAGCCTGCAACCTGCAACATCTAACGTCTAACGTGTAAAATCTAGCCTATTACATCTATGTATATTGAACAAGCCTTTAAATGTCTTCACGATTGGTGGCGCTATCTCGCGGGATTTGTAATAATTATTTTCGCCAGTCAAATAGGTACGATTCCTCTTATCACAGCGGTTATTTTTAAAGAACTTTCATCTGGAGCTGGGGTCGAGAATTTGGCAAATTTGGATCAAGATACACTCTTGTCCATCTTAGATTCCAATCTTACCCTCTTTTTAATGTTGCTCAGCTTTGCTATAGGGCTGCTGGGAATTTATTTTGTAGTCCGTTTTCTGCATAACCAACCATTTAGGGAACTCACAACAACACGAAGAAAAACGGATTGGGGAAGAATATTTTTCGGTTTTGGTCTTATTGCCATTGTCACTACCGTATTAACTGTTGTGGACTATTATAGTAACCCTGAAGATTATGTAGTTCAGTTTAATTTAGTGCCCTTTATTATTCTTGCAATCATCGCCATTATTATGATACCCTTACAGACTAGCTTCGAGGAATATTTGTTTCGCGGCTATTTAATGCAAGGTATTGGCGTGCTCGCCAAAAATCGATGGCTCCCTTTAATTCTAACATCTGTTGTATTTGGGGCGCTCCATGTCGCAAATCCTGAGGTTGATAAGCTTGGACCTCTCGTTATGGTTTTTTACATCGGAACGGGTTTCTTTTTGGGAATAATGACCCTTATGGACGAAGGGATGGAACTTGCTTTGGGTTTTCACGCTGGTAATAATTTAATCGCTGCCCTATTAGTTACTGCCGATTGGACTGTTTTTAAAACCAATTCCATATTGAAAGATGTGGCGGAACCTTCCACAGGTTTCGATATTGTTCTGCCTGTTCTAATAATCTATCCTAT includes:
- a CDS encoding glycosyltransferase family 2 protein, whose product is MKVAVVILNWNGRQLLEQFLPSVLLFSEHATIYVADNASTDDSVSYVSGNFPSIKIIHNEKNGGYAQGYNYALRNLQEDIFVLLNSDVEVTNNWLAPIIEEFKNDFNVVAAQPKILDYKNKEYFEYAGAAGGFIDRYGYPFCRGRIFNTVEKDLGQYNDATKIFWASGACLFVRASSFREVEGFDEDYFAHQEEIDLCWRLHNAGGTILYIGESQVFHVGGATLSSSNPRKTFFNFRNSLFNLTKNVGGGRVYGTILVRMVLDGLAAFQFLFQGKPAHFLAVLRAHLSFYASFPKFLRKRKNGGAINQYYFVKSVVFQYFIRKRKYFTQL
- a CDS encoding type I restriction enzyme HsdR N-terminal domain-containing protein, which gives rise to MQKLNFPQYSFRFKNSENRTMAFDEIRKKFIVLTPEEWVRLHVVQFLIKEHNYPRNLMNVEKQIKLNNTTKRYDVVVYNNDGTVFMIVECKAPNVAITQMTFDQIARYNLSLNAQYLMVTNGLEHYFCQMDFENKCYIFLEGVPSR
- the holA gene encoding DNA polymerase III subunit delta, which encodes MPLDKVKSIIGDIKNGNLKPIYFLMGEEPYYIDGISKYIEENILTEDERGFNQMVLYGRDVSIEDVVSNAKRYPMMAEKQVVIVKEAQDLSRNIENLVDYAKNPQPSTVLVMCYKYKTLDKRKSLAKQIAKTGVLFESKKLYDNQVPDWIKRVLAGKGYTITPKAAQMLVEFLGNDLSKVSNELEKLQLILKPGGQITPQLIEENIGISKDFNNFELQNAIGERDIKKAFAIIQYFAQNPKNNPLVVTVGMLYNFFAKLLKYHALENKKDATKALGVHPFFIKDYQTAARNYSMKNVSAAIAAIREIDMKSKGVGAANLSQGDLLKELLIKILN
- a CDS encoding DoxX family protein, with translation MQKSTIHNFGLLFLRVAFSGMLLTHGIPKLLKLLEGDFGFADPIGMGEPISLVLAILGEVVFSLLMIIGYKTRLATIPVIFLMCVAAFVIHGNDPFGTKELSLLYLIAFVSIAILGPGKFSMDRK
- the menA gene encoding 1,4-dihydroxy-2-naphthoate octaprenyltransferase; protein product: MTKFKAWISAARLRTLPLSISGIVTAGAAAKEAGIFSTPIFSLALATTLGLQILSNFANDYGDGVKGTDNHERVGPMRAMQSGVLSAIDLKRGIIITSIVTLAIACLLIYIAFENQNIFHSTIFFILGIAAIVAAITYTVGKSAYGYRALGDVFVFLFFGLLGVLGGYFLFAKDLNGYILLPAIVIGLLSTAVLNLNNMRDRLADAKANKITIAVLLGGSKVKIYHFTLIILAFIFSISYFSLKGTTWAEFLPILAFIPLFVHLGKMNNNTSPPLLDPELKKVALSTFLFSILFFVSAWF
- a CDS encoding metal-dependent hydrolase produces the protein MKITFYGQNCLGIEIKGKHILVDPFISGNDLAKDKIDINAIKADYIFLTHAHSDHTLDAETIAKRTGAIIVSNFEIANHYEAKGLEVHSMNIGGSWKFDFGLVKYVVALHTSSFADGSYGGNPGGFVIQGEHKNIYIAGDTALTMDMKLIPLYTKLDLAILPIGDNYTMGIKDAIKASDFVECDKVLGVHYDTFGFIEIDHEEAKRKFYAAGKDLMLLEIGESIEL
- a CDS encoding o-succinylbenzoate synthase, which translates into the protein MRACFKKYILNFKRPSGTSRGILKTKETYFLILKEGDNLGIGECGLLRGLSIDDRPDYEKKLQWVCDNISLGEEKLYENLMEFPSIQFGVETAFRSFYSTDLFSLFPSEFTQGEASIRINGLVWMGDERFMREQISAKLKEGFSCIKMKIGAIDFKTELELLKSIRKKFSASEVELRVDANGAFSPKDALEKLKVLSDLNLHSIEQPIKQGQWQEMARLCEETPLAIALDEELIGIFEKKEKVELLDTIKPQYIILKPSLIGGYNGSDSWIDLSEKEEAGWWITSALESNVGLNAIAQYTFTKNNKLPQGLGTGSLYTNNIESPLEVSHGALSYQRNNSWNVELFNSQ
- a CDS encoding CPBP family intramembrane glutamic endopeptidase, with the translated sequence MYIEQAFKCLHDWWRYLAGFVIIIFASQIGTIPLITAVIFKELSSGAGVENLANLDQDTLLSILDSNLTLFLMLLSFAIGLLGIYFVVRFLHNQPFRELTTTRRKTDWGRIFFGFGLIAIVTTVLTVVDYYSNPEDYVVQFNLVPFIILAIIAIIMIPLQTSFEEYLFRGYLMQGIGVLAKNRWLPLILTSVVFGALHVANPEVDKLGPLVMVFYIGTGFFLGIMTLMDEGMELALGFHAGNNLIAALLVTADWTVFKTNSILKDVAEPSTGFDIVLPVLIIYPIFLLIMARRYKWTDWKGKLFGKVEEPLKDMDHIEIGENL